The Salmo salar chromosome ssa04, Ssal_v3.1, whole genome shotgun sequence genomic sequence ggtgaaattgcagagcgtgaaactcaacaaaacagaaattctcataataaacatgcataaaagatacaaatgttatacaccagcttaaagataaacttcttgttaatccaaccgctgtgtcagatttcaaaaaggctttaaggcgaaagcaaaccatgcgataatctgagaacagcgcccagcagacaaatcattacaaacagttagcagccaagaagaggagtaacaaaagtcagaaatagcgattaaaatgtattacttacctttgatcttcatatggttgcactccgaagactccatgttacacaaatgttcgttttgttcaataatgtccctctttaagtccaaaaacctccgttttgttcagcaatccattggaacaaagcgcggtcacaacagacagacgaaaaatcaaaaagtacaataaaagttcgtagaaacatgtcaaacgatgtttaaaatcaatcctcaggttgtttgtcataaataatcaatatgtcaaccggacaaaagctttgtcaatagaaaaggagaaacaaaggcGCGCTCCCGATCGCACGCTGGACTcttgtctggaaatttccactgtccactcattgaaagtgctgtatctccctcatttttcagagtaaaagcctgaaacgatgcctaaagactggccacatgtagaagaagccatcgagattgtgaactgggtcctaagtctttgtatggtggataggctttcaatggggaaaaacagcctttcaaaataatagtacttcctggatggattttcctcaggttttcgcctgctatatcagttctgttatactcagacattattgtaacagttttggaaactttagagtgttttctatctatatGCACATCCTAGCTTcttggcctgagtagcaggcagtttactttgggcacgtttttcatccaaaattccgaatgctgccccctgccctagtgaagttaaacattaaaatacaatttataatatgATCGCATTttcacataacacactgttgcaAACCGCCATAATACACTGACATTGACCAGATAAATACTCTGATTTATTCCTTCATCTACCATAGTCCTGCACAACCTTCCAATTTATTATATCTAAATGGTTCTAACGTATTGTTTGAATTTCTATATTGAAAGGTTTTTGGTTTGCTCAGATAAATGATTCACTTGCTCTGAATTGAAATgtgatgtatttattttattttttagaagatgaggagggagaggaggaagacttTGATGAGGAGGATGATGACGATGAAGAGGGagtagaaggagaggaggaagatgaggtcaGCGGCGATGAAGAGGTAAACCCCTTTTTGGTTTGTTTGACTGAATAGTTTAAAAGATCAACAGGGGGAATATTGTTGATTCTGATCTGCTCTGTCCCTTCTCTCCAGGAGGAAGACCTTGGCATTGATGGTGAAGTtgaagatgaggatgatgatgatgaggatgaagagGGTATGTCATTGTCATACTTTTTGTCACAAGCTCATGTCCGAAACTCATGTTAAAAAGTATACCTTTCGGATACTTTACTAAGTACAGTGTAATAACTCTTTCTCATTTCCCCTAGAAGTTGAGGCTGTCAAAGGCGAGAAGAGAAAGCGAGAACCCGATGATgaagatgacgatgatgatgaggaCGACGATTAAGAGCAAAAAACAAGAGCCTGTCAAGTTACCaaccccttccctctccaccCTTACACCCTGCCTACGCCACGTCTCTCCCCTAGCTTTGAGTCCCCGTGTGGGGAAAGACTGTACCAGATGGGTGGTCCGAGTGGAGCTGCCTGCTCCCGATGGAACCGAGAGCCATTCCCAAGGTTCTCAAGCAGCGCACCACTCCGCATTCCACAATTTCACTGTCAACGCCCCCTTTATGTATACCTGTGTGAGGACTTTGGGACTGGTATCTAGTTTTGGGTCTGTGCTTTTAATATTTTGTTGGATGAACTCTGAATTTATATTTTATGTTGTTGGGTTTATTATTTCTTCCCCCTcttcttttgttgttttattttctGTTCCTTATCCCCCCCCATATAAAATTATTGCTATAGCAGCTGTGTGATGAGCGAGCTATGATTTTGTGGCCGCCTGTTGCACAAATCAAGGTTGTAGCTACATTTTTACTTCCTGTATGACCAAACTACTTTGTAAATAAAATGTTACAATTTTGCGCTTTGCTCTCCTCCCGCCATACCTTTCTCTTGTCACATCTAGAGTTGAATGAATCTGATGAGTTAAGTGCAAGTCGTCTGTCTCACCCCCTGCTGATTGCAATAGGTTGCC encodes the following:
- the LOC100194711 gene encoding uncharacterized protein LOC100194711 translates to MRSAAMKRRKTLALMVKLKMRMMMMRMKRLRLSKARRESENPMMKMTMMMRTTIKSKKQEPVKLPTPSLSTLTPCLRHVSPLALSPRVGKDCTRWVVRVELPAPDGTESHSQGSQAAHHSAFHNFTVNAPFMYTCVRTLGLVSSFGSVLLIFCWMNSEFIFYVVGFIISSPSSFVVLFSVPYPPPYKIIAIAAV